The segment AGATTGCGGCTGGTCCTCGTCACGATGCTGCCAGACAGATCACCCTCGTAGGTCAGTACTGTCCAATGCCACAAGAACCAATCAGCAATTTGATTCAACTCGACGATGAGCTCGCTGGCGATGTCGGCAATTCTGTTCAGGAGCGGCTTTTCGCAGCAGGGCATCAAGAGACAGGACATCATGACATCGACCGGGCAGTCGACGCGCGACGGGGTCGTCGTACGGGAGGTCGCAATCACCGCCCGCGAGGAGGCAACAGCGGCGGCAACGGCAACCGGGATCGAGATTCGTGAAGTTCGCACCGCCGACGGTGCACGCGAGATCATTGCCCTGCTCGACCGGGTCTGGGAAATCGGCGCCGGAAAGTCCCATCTGGACCAGGGCCTCGTGGTCGCGCTGGCCCATGCCGGAAACTACGTGTCGGTTGCTCTCGCCGATGGGGAGCCGGTGGGAGCGGGAATTGGCTTTTTCGGTGCTCCGCCCGGCCGTAACCTGCACTCGCACATTGTGGGGGTGCTGCCCGATGCTGCCAGCCGTGGAATCGGCAAAGCACTCAAACTGCATCAGAAAGCGTGGTGTCTCGATCGCGGAATCACCGAGATGACGTGGACCTTCGACCCCTTGGTCAGCCGAAATGCGTATTTCAATCTGCATCAGCTCAGAGTTGAGGCCACGGCGTATTACGTGGATTTCTATGGCGAGATGAAAGACGGAATCAACTCCGGTCAGCCCTCGGACCGGATGCTGGTCACCTGGCGGCTAGACCGCACACCTCCCTCGCGCCCGGATAGCCAGCGGCAGGTCGATGTGCTCAGCGTAGGCTCCGGAGAGACACCGCGGCCCGCGCGAATTGCCGTTGCCGATGCCTTTCCCGATGCCGATGCCGATGCCGGCAGCACCGCACGGGTTGAGCTGCCCCGGGACATCGAGGCGATCCGAAAGGCCGATCCGGACCTGGCCCGACAATGGCGTATCGCTCTTCGCGACGCTTTGACCGGGCTGCTCGACGAGGGATGGCGCATTGTCGACTTCGAGAAAAACGGAACCTACCTTTTGGAACGGAAGGCATGAAACTCACCAAACTGACCCTGCATCGGATCGAGATGCCCCTGGTGTCACCGTTCACCACGTCGTTTTCGACCCAGACCGCGCGCAACGCTCTGCTGCTGGAAGCCGAATGCCGGGTGGACGACGAGCTGGTGACCGGCTGGGGCGAGTGTGTCGCGATGGCCGAACCGCTGTATTCCTCCGAGTACCTCGAGGGAGCCGCACACGTGATCAGGAAGTGGCTGGCGCCTCGTCTGTTTGCCGAAGCGGATGTGACGGCTGAAACAGTGGCCGGTCTGCTTGCGCCAATTGTCGGGCATCGGATGGCTAAATCTGCGCTGGAGATGGCCATCCTCGACGCGCAGCTACGGTCGCGGCGTCAGTCATTTGCCGGCTACCTCGGCACGGCACGGAAGACGATCCCCTCGGGAGTATCGGTGGGTATTCAGGACTCAGTCCCGGCCATGGTGAAAACGGTGGGCGGCTACCTGGACGAGGGATACGCGCGAATCAAGCTGAAGATCAAGCCCGGCATCGACCTGGAACCGGTCGCGGCAGTGCGCAGGGAATTCGGCGATGACCTCCTGCTTCAGGTCGACGCGAACGCCGCCTACACCCTCGCCGATGCCGCACACCTGAAGCGGCTGGATGAGTTCAACCTGTTGCTGATCGAGCAACCGCTGGGAGAGGAGGACCTGCGTCAGCACGCCGAGCTGGCCCGGATCATGACCACCCCGATGTGCCTGGACGAATCAATCGTCTCCGCTCAGACGGCGGCGGACGCCATCGTCATCGGAGCCGCCGCGGTGATCAACATCAAACCCGGGCGGGTCGGTGGTTACCTGGAGGCGCGCAGGATTCATGATCTGGCCCAGGCGCACGGAGTCGCGGTGTGGTGTGGCGGGATGCTGGAAACCGGAATAGGCCGGGCGGCCAATGCGGCACTCGCCGGCCTGCCTGGGTTCACGCTTCCCGGCGACATCTCGGGTTCGGACCGGTTTTATGCCGAAGACATCAGCGAGCCGATCGTGATGAGCGACGGCGAGGTCGCCGTGCCTACCGGTCCCGGCTTCGGGGTCGACGTGCTGCCCGAACGACTGGAAAAGTTCCGGATCGAGTTCGAGGAGCTCCGCGGCTGAGTGTCGTACAATTTGTAATATGAGTACGCTTACGATTCGCACTGACTCTGCGGTCGAACGAGCACTGGAGGAACTGACCCGGGAGGGGATGTCCCGTTCGGAGGCCGCGCGCGCGGCAATCCTGGAGGCCGAGCGGGCACACCGGCGAGCGCGGCTTCGCGCCGAAGCCGAAGCGCTGAGAGACGACCCTGAGGATTCCGCCGCCGCCCGCGCACTGGCGGCAGAGATGGATGACGTCCGTGCGTGGTGACCTCTACCGACTCAAAGCGCCGAGAGACGCGCGCGGGCACGAACAAACCGGTGCCCGTTTCGCGGTAGTGGTTCAGTCCGACGACCTTCCCCTATCTACGTGGCTTGTCGCGCCGACCTCCACCGGACGGCGCGAAGCCTCGTTTCGACCTGAGGTCGAGATCGATGGTGTGAAGACCAGGGTCATGGTCGAGCAACTGTCGGTAGTCGACCCTCAGGTCCGGTTGGGCGAATTCGCCGGCAGGTTGAACGCCTCTGAGCTCCGCGCCGTCGACGCAGCGCTAGTGGCGGTGCTCGGCCTGGACTGACCCAGCCGGATAGCCCACTTTCCAGGATTCAGTTCACCGTGAACTGGGTCACGGTCGAATGCCGTGGTGGATTTTGAAGCACCAGTGCTTCGACAATCACCCGGCCGTCAGCTTTCACGTCGTAGAAGAAGTTCGATCCCTCGTGAAACGACTCCTCAACGACGAGTTCCTTCCCGTCACTGTCAGCAAGGAGGCGCTCCAGCGCCGCCAACTCACTGTCAGGGAAGGGTGCCTGGCACTGCGAGTATCGTTCAGCGTTGCCGTAACCCGGCCGCTGGGCTTCTTTCATCAGTCCCTCGATAGCTCCCGCAGGTGAGAGAGAGCCAAAGCCGCAGTGGCTGGAAAGATGCCTATAGATCCCGAACCCAGCACCGCCAACGACGAGCACAACGGCCATCACAGCTGCAAGGGTTATCGGGCGACGAAGTTTAATTACCGAGCTCTGCCGACAGCTGGTCGAGGCGGCCAAGCTCCTCATCGGTGAGCTCGAGAGTCGCCGACGCGAGTATGGCATCGAGCTGGTCAACCTTGCTGACGCTGGCAAGCGGCGCGGCGATCGTCGACTGCGCCCGTAGCCAGGCCAGGGCAACGGTAGCCAACTCGACACTGTGACCAGCCGCAATCTCGGCAAGCTCATCGACCACCCTGAGGCCCTGTTCATTCAGGTAAGCCGCTGCCCCGCTCTTCCGGGCGGAGCCTTCGAGATCGTCAGCTGTTCGGTACTTTCCGGTCAGGAAGCCGCTGGCAAGGGCGTAATACGGAACGACGCCAAGGTTGTGCTTCTCCGCCACCGGCCGCAGGGTCGATTCGAACTCGGCCCGGTTCACCAGATTGTAGTTCGGCTGCAGCGCCACCGGGAGATCGAAGCCGTTACCGCGCGCGATCGAGATCCACTCGTCGATCCGCTCCGCACTGTAGTTGGAGAGAGCGACGTAGCGGATCTTTCCGGCGGAGACCAGGTTCTGGAAGGCTGCGACCGTTTCGGTCAGCGGCGTGTCCTGGTCATCGAAATGTGCGTAGTACACATCGATGTAGTCGGTCTTCAATCGTGCCAGGGAGGCATCCGCCGCGGCCTGGATATTGCCGGCTCCCAGGCCGCGAAATTGCGGATGTGCGCTGACCTTGGTGCCAAGAATGACGTCGTCCCGTCGGCCACGGGCAGCAAACCAGTCGCCGATAATGCTCTCGGACTCTCCGCCGGAGTTTCCGTCCACCCAGGCGGAGTAGACGTCGGCGGTGTCGATGAAATTGCCGCCACCGGCGACGAACGCATCGAGGATGCCGTGCGAGGTCACCGGATCCGCCGTCCAGCCGAACGGGTTCCCGCCAAGTGCGAGCGGAAAAATATCGAGATCTGAGCCGCCAAGCCTTGTCATGCAACACTCCTCTGATCGGTTCGAACCACTATCAACAACCTACTGGGCGGTACCGACAGCCAACTCAGTGGCCGGCGCCGAACCCGCCGCTCAGCCGTTCAGCCGTTCAGCCGTTCACGCATCAGAGTGCTCGCATCATTGAGCCCGACGATCTCCACGGCCTTGCCGTACTGGTGATACTTCTCGGTAATACTGTCGAGCGCCGCAATCGTGGAGGCATCCCAGAGGTGCGAGTCGTGCATGTCGATGACGACGGTCGTCGGATCTGCGGCGTACTCGAACTGGGTGTACAGGTCGTTCGAGGACGCGAAGAACAATTCTCCATTCACTACGTACGTAGCGCGCTCTTCGCCATCAACAGCCGAAAGGCTGCGATCCACCGTGACGAAGTGCGCAACCCGCCTGGCGAAGGCCACCATTGCCACAATCACCCCGACGATCACCCCGATGGCGAGGTTGTGCGTGGCGACGACAACCACGACGGTGGACACCATCACCGCGGTCTCACTCTTGGGCATCGACTTCACTGTTCCTGGCCGGATCGAGTGCCAGTCAAAGGTAGCGATCGACACAAATATCATCACCGCGACCAGTGCAGCCATCGGGATCAGGGCGACAATGTCGCCGAGGACGACGACCAGGACCAACAGAAGGACGCCGGCCAGGAAGGTCGAGATTCGGGTCCGGGCTCCGGAGGCCTTGACGTTGATCATCGTCTGCCCGATCATCGCGCAGCCACCCATCCCGCCGAAGAAGCCGGTGATAATGTTCGCCACGCCCTGCCCCCACGCCTCACGGGTCTTGTGCGAACGAGTATCGGTGATGTCGTCGACGAGTTTGGCGGTCATCAACGATTCGAGCAGTCCAACCAGGGCCATGGCCAGCGAGAACGGGGCAATGATCTGCAGAGTCTCGAAGCTGAAGGGAACGTCCGGCACAAAGAACTGCGGGAAATTTTCGGGCAGCTGGCCCTTGTCGCCTACCGTCGGCA is part of the Saxibacter everestensis genome and harbors:
- the menC gene encoding o-succinylbenzoate synthase, with amino-acid sequence MKLTKLTLHRIEMPLVSPFTTSFSTQTARNALLLEAECRVDDELVTGWGECVAMAEPLYSSEYLEGAAHVIRKWLAPRLFAEADVTAETVAGLLAPIVGHRMAKSALEMAILDAQLRSRRQSFAGYLGTARKTIPSGVSVGIQDSVPAMVKTVGGYLDEGYARIKLKIKPGIDLEPVAAVRREFGDDLLLQVDANAAYTLADAAHLKRLDEFNLLLIEQPLGEEDLRQHAELARIMTTPMCLDESIVSAQTAADAIVIGAAAVINIKPGRVGGYLEARRIHDLAQAHGVAVWCGGMLETGIGRAANAALAGLPGFTLPGDISGSDRFYAEDISEPIVMSDGEVAVPTGPGFGVDVLPERLEKFRIEFEELRG
- a CDS encoding aldo/keto reductase — its product is MTRLGGSDLDIFPLALGGNPFGWTADPVTSHGILDAFVAGGGNFIDTADVYSAWVDGNSGGESESIIGDWFAARGRRDDVILGTKVSAHPQFRGLGAGNIQAAADASLARLKTDYIDVYYAHFDDQDTPLTETVAAFQNLVSAGKIRYVALSNYSAERIDEWISIARGNGFDLPVALQPNYNLVNRAEFESTLRPVAEKHNLGVVPYYALASGFLTGKYRTADDLEGSARKSGAAAYLNEQGLRVVDELAEIAAGHSVELATVALAWLRAQSTIAAPLASVSKVDQLDAILASATLELTDEELGRLDQLSAELGN
- a CDS encoding GNAT family N-acetyltransferase; protein product: MSSLAMSAILFRSGFSQQGIKRQDIMTSTGQSTRDGVVVREVAITAREEATAAATATGIEIREVRTADGAREIIALLDRVWEIGAGKSHLDQGLVVALAHAGNYVSVALADGEPVGAGIGFFGAPPGRNLHSHIVGVLPDAASRGIGKALKLHQKAWCLDRGITEMTWTFDPLVSRNAYFNLHQLRVEATAYYVDFYGEMKDGINSGQPSDRMLVTWRLDRTPPSRPDSQRQVDVLSVGSGETPRPARIAVADAFPDADADAGSTARVELPRDIEAIRKADPDLARQWRIALRDALTGLLDEGWRIVDFEKNGTYLLERKA
- a CDS encoding SulP family inorganic anion transporter; this translates as MAPAADPTVASEQLTPEQRQSVWVALRSPRLLKTEFLAGLVVALALIPEAIAFSIIAGVDPRIGLFAAFTMAVSISFLGGRPAMISAATGAVALVIAPLMKSHGLDYLIAAVILAGLFQVVLGLVGVAKLMRFIPRSVMVGFVNALAILIFLAQVPELLGVPWLVYPLVALALAIVFGLPRFTRVVPAPLVAIIVLTLITVFASVSVPTVGDKGQLPENFPQFFVPDVPFSFETLQIIAPFSLAMALVGLLESLMTAKLVDDITDTRSHKTREAWGQGVANIITGFFGGMGGCAMIGQTMINVKASGARTRISTFLAGVLLLVLVVVLGDIVALIPMAALVAVMIFVSIATFDWHSIRPGTVKSMPKSETAVMVSTVVVVVATHNLAIGVIVGVIVAMVAFARRVAHFVTVDRSLSAVDGEERATYVVNGELFFASSNDLYTQFEYAADPTTVVIDMHDSHLWDASTIAALDSITEKYHQYGKAVEIVGLNDASTLMRERLNG
- a CDS encoding type II toxin-antitoxin system PemK/MazF family toxin; the encoded protein is MTSVRGDLYRLKAPRDARGHEQTGARFAVVVQSDDLPLSTWLVAPTSTGRREASFRPEVEIDGVKTRVMVEQLSVVDPQVRLGEFAGRLNASELRAVDAALVAVLGLD